The following proteins are encoded in a genomic region of Coregonus clupeaformis isolate EN_2021a chromosome 14, ASM2061545v1, whole genome shotgun sequence:
- the LOC121581463 gene encoding transcription factor jun-D, producing METTLYPCNVLNTRGISSLYSYTSMMKKDMSLNLDDQSSNLKPNLRDAEGILNSPDLGLLKLATPDLERLIIQSNGMVTTIPTSQFLYPKSASDEQEFAEGFVKALEDLHKQNQLSEGTCVPPDRLDLIGSNAAPVGLPSDLPVYTTLNGYGNSPLGTTVNYSTDTIPFPPPPSHLMSAHQQAAAAALSRLQALKEEPQTVPDMQCFGDSPPLSPIDMDNQERIKAERKKLRNRIAASKCRKRKLERISRLEDKVKNLKTQNTELASTARVLRQQVAQLKQKVMNHVSNGCQLLPNQVQAY from the coding sequence ATGGAAACAACCCTCTACCCTTGTAATGTGTTGAATACTCGAGGGATTTCAAGCCTCTATTCCTACACCAGCATGATGAAGAAAGACATGAGTCTAAACCTGGATGACCAAAGCTCCAATCTGAAACCAAATCTCCGGGACGCAGAGGGAATTCTGAACTCCCCGGACTTGGGACTCTTGAAATTGGCGACTCCGGACCTAGAACGATTGATTATCCAATCGAATGGAATGGTTACCACGATCCCAACCTCTCAGTTCCTCTACCCAAAGTCAGCCAGCGACGAACAGGAATTTGCGGAAGGCTTCGTGAAGGCCCTTGAGGATCTTCACAAGCAGAACCAGCTGAGCGAGGGGACGTGCGTACCGCCGGACAGACTGGACCTTATCGGCTCCAACGCAGCCCCGGTCGGCTTGCCGTCAGATCTGCCAGTGTACACGACGTTGAACGGCTATGGAAATAGCCCACTGGGCACCACAGTGAATTATTCCACGGATACAATTCCATTCCCACCGCCACCTTCTCATCTGATGAGCGCGCATCAACAGGCGGCTGCGGCGGCGCTGTCACGACTCCAGGCGTTGAAGGAGGAACCGCAGACAGTCCCCGACATGCAGTGCTTTGGAGACAGCCCGCCTTTGTCTCCTATTGACATGGACAACCAGGAGCGCATCAAAGCAGAGAGGAAAAAGCTGCGCAACAGAATAGCGGCGTCCAAGTGCCGCAAAAGAAAGCTGGAGAGAATATCCCGTCTTGAAGACAAGGTCAAAAACCTTAAGACTCAGAACACTGAACTGGCCTCCACAGCCAGAGTGCTTAGACAGCAAGTGGCCCAGTTGAAACAAAAGGTTATGAACCATGTCAGTAATGGATGTCAACTTCTCCCAAACCAAGTGCAAGCTTACTAG